The region CGCGACGAAAAGTGTCGCGTTGGCGACCAAATCGTTCTTCAGGCTTCGCTGATGGCCTTTTCGACGCGCTGAATCGGTTCGCCGGTCAGCGTCTTGTCGATTTCGCCCGCAAGGCGCTTCTCGAGTTCGGAATGGTAATGATGCCGCATTTCGCCCAGCGTCTTGGGGTCGGCAATGATCAGTAGGTCATCGATCTCGCCACTGATGCACTTGCTGTTGAGGCATTCCGCTGCAGCAGCGCCGTGCGCTAGTTCGTCGAGCTGCGTCGAGCCGTACTTCTGTCCGATCTCGTCCTGGTGCCTTACGCCGGCACTGAAATTCGTGGCCGTGAGGTCCGGCTTTTCCAGTTCGGTCAGCTTCGGTTCGAAGATCTGGCCGTCGTTGCGATAGAGGGTGAAGTTTTCTCCATCGATAAGGGCGACATGGGCCTTGTGCGGCAGTTTCATGGGGTTTCCTCCTTTGTCTGCCTTACCAACGAACGAATATGACATTCGTTGCCGCTTGTGCGCAACTTCGCGTGATGCAATGCTCGCGCCCATGGGAGGAACGACAATGACGCCCGATCGCCTGCGCGACGGGCTCGCCGGAGTAACGAAGCGGGCCGGACTGGGGCCACCGGGCGAGCCGCGCAGGCTGACCGGCGGGGCGACCATGGAAAGCTGGCGTTTCTCGGCGGGCGGTGAGGATTTCGTCCTCCGCCGCGCGCCAAGCCTCGAGTTCATGGAGGGCCGCCCGTTCGGCCACGATAGCGAGGCTGCGATCATCGAAGCAGCGCGCAAGGCAGGGGCGACCGCGCCCGAGGTCGTCGCGAGCCTCGAACCGGCAGACGGTCTCGGCAGCGGGTTCATCATGCGCGCTCTGCCCGGCACGCCCGACCCGCGCGCCATCCTGGCGATGGATACACCCGATCTCCTGCTGGCGGATGTCGCGCGCGATCTTGCGCGTATTCACGGGCTGAAGCGCGAAGAGCTGCCAGGCGACGTTCCGGAGATGGATTATGCGGAAGGCGTTGCAGGCCTGCGCCAACAGTTCGAGGAAGCGGGCGCGGACCGGCCGATCATCGCGCTCGGCCTGAAATGGCTGGAAGACAACCTGCCCGAACGGGTTGAGCCGGTGCTCAACCACGGCGACTACCGCCTCGGCAACATCCTTGCCGAAGACGGGCGGCTGACCGGCGTGCTCGACTGGGAACTGGCGCATTTCGGCGACCGGCACGAGGACATCGCTTTCGGCTGCATGACCGTGTGGCGCTTCGCCCGCATCGACCGGCCCGCGCTGGGCCTCGGCTCGCTGGAGGATTACTTCTCAGCCTACGAAGCGGAGAGCGGGGTGGCGGTGGACCGCGACCGGTTCCGTTTCTGGCTGGTCTATCGCACCGTCTGGTGGGCGCTCGGCTGCATCCGCATGGCCGATTTCTGGCGCCGCGGCGAGGATCGCATGCTCGAACGCGTGGTCATTTCGCGCCGGACGAGCGAGAACGAACTCGACCTTCTCCTGTTGCTCGACGACGATCTGCATCCGGGCATCGTCGACAAGGAACGCATCCCGGCCGGCGAAATCGATCGCGGCGAGGCCAACACGGCCGAGATTGCCGAAGCGATTTCCGAGTGGCTCGCCACCATCAAGGACAAGATGGAAGGGCACGACCGCTTCCAGCTGGCGGTCGCCCGCAATGCGCTCGGCATGATTTCGCGCGAGCATCGCATCCTGCCGCGCAGCACCGATCGCGAACTCGCCGACGATTTCCTGTCGGGGCGGCGGCAGATGGGCAGCGATCCCGCGATTGCACGCCTGCGCCGCGATGCGCTCGACAAGCTGGAAGCCGACGTACCGAAATACCCCGCGCTCGCCGTGGCGAGGAAGAAATGGGCCAAAGAAGAGATTAAGGCAGAGGACTGACCGATGGACTTCAATATCCCGCAAGAACTGGAAGACTACTACGCCGAACTGGTTCGCTTCATCGAGAGCGAGATCGAACCGCTCGAACAGCAGGACGACAACATCCGGTTCTTCGACCACCGGCGCGAATGGGCGCGGACCAATTTCGAGGAAGGCGGGCTGCCGCGCCACGATTGGGAGGAGCTGCTGCGCGAAGCACGCAAGCGGGCCGATGCCGCCGGACACTGGCGGTTCTCCGCGCCGAAGAAATATGGCGGCAAGGATGGCTCCAACCTCTGGATGGCGGTGATCCGCGACCGCTTCGCCCGGCGCGGGCTGGGGCTGCACAATGACTTGCAGAACGAGCACAGCATCGTCGGCAACTTCCCCTTCGTCGCCATGTTCGAAACCTTCGGCACGGAAGAGCAGAAGCAGGAATTCATCCTCGGCGGATTCGAGGGGACGCGCCGCGTCGCTTTCGGACTGACCGAGCCCGACCACGGCTCCGACGCGACCCACATGGAAACGAAAGCGGTCCGCGAAACCCGCGACGGGGTCGAGGGCTGGCGGATCGACGGCGAGAAGATGTGGATCACCGGCATGCATGTCGCGACGCACTGCGCCATGTTCGCCCGCACGAGCGGCGAGGATGGCGATGCGCGCGGGATCACCTGCTTCCTCGTTCCCAACCCGACCGAAGGATTGGAGATCGAGGAGTGGCTGTGGACCTTCAACATGCCGACCGATCACCCGCGCCTCAGCGTCAACAACGTCTGGGTTCCGGACAGCGCGATCCTCGGGCGTG is a window of Erythrobacter sp. HKB08 DNA encoding:
- a CDS encoding acyl-CoA dehydrogenase family protein, which codes for MDFNIPQELEDYYAELVRFIESEIEPLEQQDDNIRFFDHRREWARTNFEEGGLPRHDWEELLREARKRADAAGHWRFSAPKKYGGKDGSNLWMAVIRDRFARRGLGLHNDLQNEHSIVGNFPFVAMFETFGTEEQKQEFILGGFEGTRRVAFGLTEPDHGSDATHMETKAVRETRDGVEGWRIDGEKMWITGMHVATHCAMFARTSGEDGDARGITCFLVPNPTEGLEIEEWLWTFNMPTDHPRLSVNNVWVPDSAILGREGYGLALAQSFVHQNRIRQAASSLGAAQFCVDESVNYARERKPFGEELAKNQAIQFPLVELATQCEMLRLLIYKTAWEMDNMPHEEIEKTISDKVSMCNYWANRLVCQAADRAMQVHGGIGYSRHKPFEHIYRHHRRYRITEGAEEIQMRKVAAYLFGYLGPNRR
- a CDS encoding phosphotransferase produces the protein MGGTTMTPDRLRDGLAGVTKRAGLGPPGEPRRLTGGATMESWRFSAGGEDFVLRRAPSLEFMEGRPFGHDSEAAIIEAARKAGATAPEVVASLEPADGLGSGFIMRALPGTPDPRAILAMDTPDLLLADVARDLARIHGLKREELPGDVPEMDYAEGVAGLRQQFEEAGADRPIIALGLKWLEDNLPERVEPVLNHGDYRLGNILAEDGRLTGVLDWELAHFGDRHEDIAFGCMTVWRFARIDRPALGLGSLEDYFSAYEAESGVAVDRDRFRFWLVYRTVWWALGCIRMADFWRRGEDRMLERVVISRRTSENELDLLLLLDDDLHPGIVDKERIPAGEIDRGEANTAEIAEAISEWLATIKDKMEGHDRFQLAVARNALGMISREHRILPRSTDRELADDFLSGRRQMGSDPAIARLRRDALDKLEADVPKYPALAVARKKWAKEEIKAED
- a CDS encoding host attachment protein; this translates as MKLPHKAHVALIDGENFTLYRNDGQIFEPKLTELEKPDLTATNFSAGVRHQDEIGQKYGSTQLDELAHGAAAAECLNSKCISGEIDDLLIIADPKTLGEMRHHYHSELEKRLAGEIDKTLTGEPIQRVEKAISEA